From Methanobacterium congolense, one genomic window encodes:
- a CDS encoding metal ABC transporter solute-binding protein, Zn/Mn family, with amino-acid sequence MKKKRIIGIFILVAVILFFIGTVTYEDAENAQKVEDNKTIVAVTIPTEADFVKKVGGDKVDVVVMVPPGADPHTYEPTPRQLQKAGQADMYAEVGSGIEFEIGWMDKIKGLNSNMLVVNCSKDIELMKSTDPDEGNNDPHVWNSPRNAKIMVQNIYEGLLEVDPKNKDYYTKNRDAYLKELDLLDENITETLADDRGMNIMVYHPSWGYFCRDYGLNQISVEKEGKEPTSQNIAQLVALAKQDDVKVIFVSPQFSNASASVIASQIGGQVVSVDTIPENYLENMYRVSNIFAETLKEDKKG; translated from the coding sequence TTGAAAAAAAAGAGGATAATTGGAATTTTCATCCTTGTGGCAGTTATTTTATTCTTCATTGGAACCGTTACCTATGAAGATGCAGAGAATGCCCAGAAAGTTGAGGACAACAAGACAATCGTGGCTGTAACAATACCCACAGAAGCGGATTTCGTTAAAAAGGTGGGTGGAGACAAAGTCGATGTTGTGGTGATGGTTCCTCCAGGTGCAGATCCACATACCTACGAACCAACACCCCGCCAACTCCAGAAAGCAGGCCAGGCTGATATGTACGCAGAGGTTGGTTCTGGAATTGAATTTGAAATCGGTTGGATGGACAAAATAAAAGGCCTGAACAGTAACATGCTCGTTGTGAACTGCTCAAAGGACATAGAACTGATGAAGAGCACAGACCCTGATGAGGGCAACAACGATCCCCATGTTTGGAATTCACCCAGAAATGCCAAAATAATGGTCCAGAATATCTATGAGGGACTTTTGGAAGTTGATCCCAAAAACAAGGACTACTACACCAAAAACAGGGATGCCTATCTGAAGGAACTGGACTTACTCGATGAAAATATCACAGAAACCCTTGCAGATGATAGGGGCATGAATATAATGGTTTATCATCCCTCATGGGGATATTTCTGCCGAGATTATGGTTTAAATCAAATATCTGTAGAAAAAGAGGGAAAGGAACCCACATCACAGAACATAGCTCAACTTGTGGCCCTTGCAAAGCAGGACGATGTTAAGGTTATCTTCGTATCCCCCCAGTTCAGCAATGCAAGTGCAAGTGTCATAGCAAGCCAGATAGGAGGTCAGGTTGTGTCCGTTGATACCATACCTGAAAATTACCTTGAGAACATGTACAGGGTTTCCAATATATTCGCAGAAACTCTGAAAGAAGATAAGAAAGGATGA
- a CDS encoding CopG family ribbon-helix-helix protein → MTIVSISLNEKLLHEIDHLKDEMGFSGRSEVIRASARMLIADNKEKDELNGEINSVLILIHHKKVEDKVTEIKHDFEDVISTQIHSHLREEKCLEIFILDGNAQRMNQFYKMFQTSPKMEYVKLIVV, encoded by the coding sequence ATGACAATAGTGAGCATATCCCTCAACGAAAAACTCCTCCATGAAATAGACCACCTAAAGGATGAGATGGGATTTTCAGGAAGATCGGAAGTTATAAGGGCAAGTGCCAGAATGCTGATAGCAGACAACAAGGAAAAAGATGAACTCAATGGAGAAATAAATTCTGTTCTGATTTTGATCCACCATAAAAAAGTAGAAGATAAGGTCACTGAGATAAAACATGACTTCGAGGATGTCATCAGCACCCAGATCCACAGTCACCTGAGGGAAGAAAAATGCCTTGAAATATTTATTTTAGATGGAAACGCCCAGAGAATGAACCAATTCTACAAGATGTTTCAAACATCACCTAAAATGGAATATGTGAAACTTATAGTGGTTTAA
- a CDS encoding metal ABC transporter ATP-binding protein has translation MAEKILEVQNLGYSVNGRAVLEDINLSIEDRDYVAIIGPNGGGKSTLLKLILGILKPDSGKVEIFGKPPEKARSYMGYLPQQVLFDHDFPINVFETVLTGRYRGLFKGYTAEDKKAVEDVLEEVDMLKYRDRQISRLSGGQMQRVFIARALVRNPRILLLDEPMASIDPEMQHSFYKLLSRLKERMTIILVSHDVGAVSTQVNKIACLNKKLFYHGPVEESAEGLEEIYKCPLELISHGIPHRVLEKHPHEDQEEL, from the coding sequence ATGGCAGAAAAGATTCTTGAAGTCCAAAATCTAGGTTACAGTGTTAATGGAAGGGCTGTGCTTGAAGATATAAACCTATCAATTGAGGACAGGGATTATGTGGCAATTATAGGTCCAAATGGTGGTGGAAAAAGTACACTTCTCAAGTTAATTCTGGGTATTCTGAAGCCTGATTCTGGAAAGGTTGAAATATTTGGAAAGCCCCCTGAAAAGGCACGAAGTTACATGGGCTACCTTCCCCAGCAGGTTCTTTTTGACCATGACTTTCCTATAAATGTCTTTGAAACCGTACTCACAGGCCGTTACAGAGGCCTTTTTAAGGGTTACACAGCTGAAGATAAAAAAGCCGTTGAAGATGTCCTTGAAGAGGTTGATATGTTGAAGTACAGGGACAGACAGATAAGCAGGCTTTCGGGTGGGCAGATGCAGAGGGTTTTCATAGCAAGGGCCCTTGTTAGGAATCCCCGCATACTCCTTCTGGATGAGCCAATGGCAAGTATAGACCCTGAGATGCAGCACTCATTCTACAAACTCCTTTCAAGGCTCAAGGAAAGGATGACTATAATACTTGTAAGCCACGATGTTGGTGCAGTTTCAACTCAGGTTAACAAGATAGCCTGTTTAAACAAGAAACTCTTCTACCACGGTCCAGTGGAGGAATCAGCAGAGGGACTTGAAGAGATCTACAAATGTCCCCTGGAATTGATATCCCATGGAATTCCCCACAGGGTGCTTGAAAAACACCCCCATGAAGATCAGGAGGAGTTGTAG
- a CDS encoding prenyltransferase produces the protein MLFNAEFLLSKFILGYPILFLAHLSVHYSNDYFDFEADAFGDPTAISGGSGILVLNPELRTFSKWFSLLLMMMSLIFAAAFTIVFSYTVWFFLFVLFGNLLAWFYSAPPVKLVYRRLGEISTALTGFILPGMGYFTFKGTLDLPFLIFALPLVFLQLFFISSVEMPDMESDRLGGKKTLVVSRGREFGFKLILLSAILVTLSFLLISFTGLYPSTMDFRVLTLISLIPMALGVVEVVKKPLDMKSATKFSSLNVASLFLVAILMDIYFYLLI, from the coding sequence TTGTTATTCAACGCAGAGTTCCTTCTAAGTAAATTTATACTAGGATACCCCATTTTATTTCTGGCTCATCTGTCTGTTCACTACAGCAATGATTATTTTGATTTTGAGGCCGATGCATTCGGTGATCCAACTGCAATCTCAGGTGGTAGTGGAATTCTGGTTCTAAATCCTGAATTAAGAACCTTCTCAAAATGGTTTTCTCTTTTGCTTATGATGATGTCCCTGATCTTTGCTGCAGCCTTCACCATTGTCTTCTCGTACACAGTATGGTTCTTTTTATTTGTACTCTTTGGAAACCTTTTAGCATGGTTCTACTCTGCTCCTCCGGTTAAATTGGTTTACAGAAGATTGGGAGAAATTTCAACGGCATTGACAGGCTTCATACTGCCTGGAATGGGTTACTTCACATTCAAGGGCACACTTGATCTTCCATTTCTCATTTTTGCACTCCCATTGGTGTTTTTACAGCTATTCTTCATCAGCAGCGTTGAAATGCCTGATATGGAATCTGATAGATTAGGTGGAAAAAAAACGCTGGTGGTTTCAAGGGGCCGTGAATTTGGTTTCAAGTTGATTTTACTTTCAGCAATACTTGTTACCCTTTCATTTCTTCTTATTTCATTTACAGGTCTTTACCCTTCAACTATGGATTTTCGAGTGCTCACCCTTATTTCATTGATTCCAATGGCCTTGGGGGTGGTTGAAGTGGTGAAAAAACCACTGGATATGAAATCTGCAACGAAATTTTCCAGTTTAAATGTTGCCTCCCTGTTTTTGGTGGCTATTTTAATGGATATATACTTCTACCTCCTCATTTAG
- the rpiA gene encoding ribose-5-phosphate isomerase RpiA, with product MELKKQVGYEAAKLVKDGDIVGLGTGSTTLHFIERLGERVKEEELDIMGVPTSYQSFFLARDLGIKITTLEENDVDLAVDGADEVDPDLNLIKGGGAAHTLEKIVDSSAARFVVVVDDSKLVDKLGKMPIPLEVMPAAYRVVSNRLRDMGGVPSIRMAERKDGPVITDNNNFLLEVAFKEIPDPKFLEKELNSIPGVIENGIFSGYVDEVLVGTQEGVKVLKKD from the coding sequence ATGGAACTTAAAAAACAGGTTGGATACGAGGCTGCAAAGCTGGTTAAAGATGGGGACATAGTTGGACTTGGAACTGGATCCACAACCCTCCACTTCATTGAAAGGCTTGGAGAAAGGGTTAAAGAAGAAGAACTTGATATAATGGGGGTTCCAACATCCTACCAATCCTTTTTCCTTGCAAGGGACCTTGGAATCAAAATAACAACCCTTGAAGAAAACGACGTTGACTTAGCAGTGGACGGTGCAGATGAAGTTGATCCCGACCTCAACCTGATAAAGGGAGGCGGTGCAGCCCACACCCTTGAGAAGATAGTTGATTCTTCAGCAGCAAGGTTCGTTGTTGTGGTTGATGACTCCAAACTCGTTGACAAACTTGGAAAAATGCCAATACCCCTTGAAGTCATGCCTGCAGCTTACAGAGTTGTTTCAAACCGCCTGCGGGATATGGGAGGTGTACCCTCAATCAGAATGGCTGAGAGAAAGGACGGCCCTGTTATAACCGACAACAACAATTTCCTCCTTGAGGTGGCCTTCAAGGAAATACCCGACCCTAAATTCCTTGAAAAAGAACTTAACTCCATTCCAGGTGTTATTGAGAATGGAATCTTCTCAGGATACGTTGATGAGGTACTTGTAGGTACACAGGAAGGGGTTAAGGTTTTGAAGAAGGATTAA
- a CDS encoding DUF488 domain-containing protein: protein MSMITIKRVYSDPEDADGFRVLVDRIWPRGMSKENAKLDLWMKDVAPSNELRKWFSHDPDKWDEFKTRYLKELEDKKELITHLKSLEYTNKTLTLIYSARDEKHNNAVVLRELLNKTLGD, encoded by the coding sequence ATGAGTATGATCACCATCAAAAGGGTTTACTCGGATCCAGAAGATGCTGACGGTTTCAGAGTTTTAGTGGACAGAATATGGCCCAGAGGCATGTCAAAAGAGAATGCAAAGTTGGATTTATGGATGAAGGATGTAGCACCCAGTAATGAACTGAGAAAATGGTTTTCCCATGACCCTGATAAATGGGATGAGTTCAAGACAAGATATCTGAAGGAACTTGAGGATAAAAAAGAGCTCATTACTCATTTAAAGAGTCTAGAATATACTAACAAGACTCTAACTCTGATTTACTCTGCTCGGGATGAAAAACACAACAACGCAGTGGTTTTAAGGGAGTTACTTAATAAAACCCTGGGTGATTGA
- a CDS encoding thioredoxin domain-containing protein, translating to MNKKADENPEKTYNHLKNEKSPYLIQHAQNPVDWYPWGEEAFKKAKEEDKPIFLSIGYSTCHWCHVMAHESFEDPEIGDLINNTFVAVKVDREERPDIDSVYMTICQLMTGTGGWPLTIIMTPNKEPFFAGTYLPKETGYGSVGLRDVVLNVRDLWRNERDELLNSGHQVLEVLEDVSSQTTGNELDPGTINKTYYSLSRVFDDENGGFGDFQKFPTPHNLTFLLRYWKRTGSKNALQMVLKTLDAMAEGGIYDHIGFGFHRYSVDPQWLVPHFEKMLYDQALISMVYIEAFQATEDQRYKKIAEEIFEYVLRDMKSSEGGFYSAEDADTEGVEGKFYLWKRPEIMDVLGPDDGELISNVFNIRETGNFGSELTGEHVGANIFHIKEPLDNTAERYHLTVDELKRKIEISRLKLFEARRKRAHPHKDDKVLADWNGLMVAALSKASQVFGEDFKGNIYSEAAESAMNFILDEMCEQDRLFHRYRDGEAGIPGTLDDYAFVVWGLLELYEATFKPRYLEKAVKLTKTLLNYFWDDLNGGFYFTASDSEQVLLREKKIYDGAIPSGNSVQFLNLLKLARITENQEFEVKAHELEESFSTAVKKAPPAHTKFMEALDFRVGPSYSVVLAGDPSCEDTVKMVNGLKKPFIPNRVIILNPKLKSEVENNLKELSGIKDVSKSVEIKGMIDNKATVYMCSDNSCQTPTHSLEDVLKLMDD from the coding sequence ATGAATAAAAAAGCTGATGAAAATCCTGAAAAAACCTACAACCACCTTAAGAATGAGAAAAGTCCATACCTCATCCAGCACGCCCAGAACCCAGTTGACTGGTATCCCTGGGGGGAAGAAGCATTCAAAAAGGCCAAAGAAGAAGACAAACCCATCTTTTTATCAATAGGTTACTCAACCTGTCACTGGTGCCATGTCATGGCCCATGAATCCTTTGAAGACCCTGAAATAGGGGATCTCATCAACAACACCTTCGTGGCTGTGAAGGTGGATCGGGAGGAAAGGCCTGACATCGACAGTGTTTACATGACCATCTGCCAGCTCATGACAGGAACTGGAGGCTGGCCCCTCACCATAATCATGACCCCCAATAAAGAACCATTCTTTGCAGGCACCTACCTCCCAAAAGAAACAGGGTACGGGAGTGTTGGGCTCAGGGATGTGGTGCTGAACGTCAGGGATCTCTGGAGGAATGAGAGGGACGAACTTTTAAATTCTGGACATCAAGTGCTTGAGGTGCTTGAGGATGTGTCCTCCCAGACCACAGGAAATGAACTGGATCCTGGAACCATCAACAAAACTTATTACTCCCTATCAAGGGTATTTGATGATGAAAATGGTGGTTTTGGGGATTTCCAAAAGTTTCCAACACCCCATAATCTAACCTTCCTTTTGAGATACTGGAAACGTACAGGAAGCAAAAACGCACTCCAAATGGTACTGAAAACCCTGGATGCCATGGCTGAAGGTGGTATATATGATCACATTGGCTTTGGATTCCACCGTTACTCAGTGGACCCTCAATGGCTTGTTCCACACTTCGAGAAGATGCTCTACGACCAGGCACTCATCTCAATGGTGTACATTGAGGCATTTCAGGCAACTGAAGATCAAAGGTATAAAAAAATTGCAGAAGAGATATTTGAATACGTTTTGAGAGATATGAAATCTTCTGAAGGTGGATTTTATTCTGCAGAGGATGCAGACACTGAAGGGGTTGAGGGTAAATTTTATCTATGGAAGAGACCTGAGATAATGGATGTTTTAGGTCCAGATGATGGTGAGCTCATCTCCAATGTATTCAACATAAGAGAAACTGGAAATTTTGGCAGTGAACTCACAGGGGAACATGTTGGTGCCAACATATTTCACATAAAGGAACCATTGGATAACACTGCAGAACGTTACCATCTTACTGTGGATGAACTGAAGCGAAAAATAGAAATTTCACGGTTAAAACTCTTTGAAGCACGTAGAAAACGTGCGCATCCACACAAGGATGATAAGGTACTTGCAGATTGGAACGGTTTGATGGTTGCAGCACTCTCCAAAGCTTCACAGGTTTTTGGTGAGGATTTTAAAGGAAATATTTATTCAGAGGCTGCAGAATCTGCCATGAATTTTATTTTAGATGAAATGTGCGAGCAGGATAGACTGTTCCATCGTTACAGGGATGGTGAGGCAGGTATTCCAGGAACACTTGATGATTATGCGTTCGTTGTCTGGGGACTTCTGGAACTCTACGAGGCCACCTTCAAACCAAGGTACCTGGAAAAAGCGGTTAAACTAACCAAAACACTGTTGAATTATTTCTGGGATGATTTAAATGGTGGTTTTTACTTCACAGCCTCTGATTCAGAGCAAGTGCTCCTGAGGGAAAAGAAGATCTACGATGGTGCGATACCATCAGGAAATTCTGTTCAGTTTTTAAATCTACTTAAACTTGCCAGGATAACTGAAAATCAGGAATTTGAGGTGAAAGCTCATGAACTTGAAGAGAGCTTCTCAACAGCTGTTAAAAAGGCGCCACCAGCCCACACAAAATTCATGGAAGCCTTGGATTTCAGGGTGGGACCATCTTACAGTGTGGTTTTAGCTGGAGATCCATCATGTGAAGATACCGTTAAGATGGTAAATGGCCTCAAAAAACCCTTCATTCCAAACAGGGTTATTATATTGAACCCAAAACTCAAATCAGAAGTTGAAAACAATTTAAAAGAACTTTCAGGAATAAAAGATGTTTCAAAATCAGTTGAAATTAAAGGGATGATTGATAATAAAGCAACAGTCTACATGTGTTCAGATAACAGCTGTCAAACACCTACCCACAGTTTAGAGGATGTTTTGAAGTTGATGGATGACTGA
- a CDS encoding chitobiase/beta-hexosaminidase C-terminal domain-containing protein — MVLLLSVSSASATNVTSSVGVAQNIGSTTSGYVEKTYYGNQSSKQTVVIIVGVHPQENGMHKAVSKALADKSANLNKRYVLYKVTVTKDTSDYKKSRMNGQLLAQKFIVPDVSSENLMLVVDIHENHYKSSGYAYCRFLYLISSDAKTKTYANEIISTMPFLRTYTPPNHTSPQYVTEPIANKGISTMIYETYNSDTAAKKASDANAFINALDNQVGNSITASPAGGKYYAPQNVSLSSNAYSKIYYTLDGTNPTTSSTLYTEPISINSSKTLKYIGVTESGRVSQVSTSTYQIYVLTQYQYTAHVLVKTVSYVGWKKVAYKKKVKVRYKVGKKWKYKYKYVTKYKWKKGKISYGVYQNQEKTGTHWVLT, encoded by the coding sequence ATGGTACTTCTTTTAAGCGTCAGCAGTGCATCTGCAACCAATGTTACAAGCAGTGTTGGTGTTGCTCAGAACATTGGCAGTACGACTAGCGGTTACGTTGAGAAAACATATTATGGTAATCAGAGTTCCAAACAGACTGTTGTAATTATAGTGGGTGTGCATCCACAGGAAAACGGAATGCACAAAGCTGTTTCAAAGGCACTTGCAGATAAATCAGCCAACCTCAATAAGAGATACGTTCTCTACAAGGTCACTGTAACCAAAGATACCAGTGATTATAAAAAGAGCAGGATGAATGGCCAGCTACTGGCTCAGAAGTTCATTGTTCCAGATGTATCAAGTGAAAATCTAATGCTCGTTGTGGATATCCATGAAAATCATTATAAATCCAGTGGATATGCTTACTGCAGGTTTCTGTACTTGATATCCTCTGATGCTAAAACCAAAACCTACGCCAATGAGATAATCAGTACCATGCCATTTTTAAGAACTTACACTCCACCAAACCACACAAGTCCACAGTACGTCACAGAACCCATTGCAAACAAGGGCATATCAACCATGATCTACGAAACATACAACAGTGACACAGCAGCCAAAAAAGCATCAGATGCAAATGCTTTCATCAACGCCTTAGACAATCAGGTTGGAAACAGTATAACCGCAAGTCCTGCCGGTGGAAAGTACTACGCTCCACAGAATGTGAGTTTATCTTCAAATGCCTATTCAAAGATCTACTACACACTTGATGGAACGAATCCAACAACCAGCAGCACACTTTACACAGAACCAATCAGTATAAACAGTTCAAAAACCCTGAAGTACATTGGAGTTACTGAATCTGGAAGGGTGTCACAGGTATCAACATCCACATACCAGATATATGTTTTAACCCAATACCAGTACACAGCACATGTTCTTGTTAAGACAGTTAGCTACGTTGGATGGAAGAAGGTGGCCTACAAGAAAAAGGTTAAGGTAAGGTACAAAGTCGGTAAAAAATGGAAGTACAAGTACAAATACGTAACCAAGTACAAGTGGAAAAAGGGAAAGATCTCCTATGGAGTCTACCAGAACCAGGAAAAAACCGGCACACACTGGGTATTAACCTGA
- a CDS encoding flavodoxin family protein — MKTIIIYKSYHHMNTEKVARAMAETMNATLVRVEDVKPGELEGYELVGFGSGIYGGKTHRDILKLVDEIDPMDKKVFIFSTSGIHGENYHDLLIEKLKFKGAEIMGEFNCPGEVRPLGLNLDLKGPLGWFMGKNKGHPNEMDLNNARIFAESIIKS, encoded by the coding sequence ATGAAAACCATTATCATCTATAAATCCTACCACCATATGAACACTGAGAAGGTGGCTAGGGCAATGGCAGAAACCATGAATGCAACACTTGTAAGAGTTGAAGATGTTAAACCCGGTGAGTTGGAAGGCTATGAACTTGTTGGTTTTGGTTCTGGTATCTACGGAGGCAAAACCCACAGGGACATCTTAAAACTTGTGGATGAAATAGATCCCATGGACAAAAAGGTGTTCATTTTTTCAACCTCAGGTATACACGGAGAAAACTATCATGACCTTCTCATAGAGAAGTTGAAGTTCAAGGGTGCTGAGATCATGGGAGAGTTCAACTGTCCTGGTGAAGTACGCCCACTTGGACTAAATCTGGACTTGAAAGGTCCATTAGGATGGTTTATGGGGAAAAATAAGGGACATCCCAATGAAATGGACCTGAACAATGCCAGAATCTTTGCAGAGAGTATTATTAAATCATGA
- a CDS encoding UPF0179 family protein has translation MITLIGKNLANKGLKFMHYGASSQCERCRFKGTCIDSLESGRMYIIKDVKDAEQPCFVHEGGKVKVVDVERAYIKTAVDSKKAFEGSKLVFNPPECDEECSMRDLCFPEGLYREDKCKIVKKVGKIKDKCAKGYDLTTVLLKY, from the coding sequence ATGATAACACTCATTGGAAAAAATCTTGCAAATAAAGGACTCAAATTCATGCATTACGGAGCTTCTTCTCAATGTGAAAGGTGCAGATTCAAAGGCACATGTATAGACTCACTTGAAAGCGGGCGAATGTACATAATAAAGGATGTTAAGGATGCAGAACAACCCTGCTTTGTACATGAAGGCGGGAAAGTGAAGGTTGTGGATGTTGAAAGGGCCTACATAAAAACAGCAGTGGATTCCAAAAAAGCCTTTGAAGGATCTAAACTCGTTTTCAACCCTCCAGAATGTGATGAAGAATGTTCCATGAGGGACCTGTGCTTTCCAGAGGGGCTCTACAGGGAAGACAAATGCAAGATAGTCAAAAAAGTTGGCAAGATAAAGGATAAATGTGCAAAGGGCTACGATCTCACAACCGTACTCCTGAAGTACTGA
- a CDS encoding AAA family ATPase: MPSLPLGVPSDIDQYFYNRKKELISLNSLIDTLNHDVANQILVTGYRGVGKSFLLKKLIQELPDNILTAYLDISTLYGIQKGNLTEELIMRTLLEEMNNAIKDENKLQRTYKSVKKLLWNIMNSDYDFREAGSILGISIPDISDNYEKLSKFVMEYPQKIVDSSEGEVKGFVIVVDEFQFIGELESPEPFFWLFRSFTQKQDNVSYIFTRSTSTTSEVVEKINGINGAFGNRMIQFNVDPFTRKETEGYLKEKVPEIKFTNSGLERFYKCTRGYPAYINSFCNIMSADVTYDENEVIKEFYQKLEQVAVKWITMWASLSKHEKCIINTIIDNGPLKWSELLKNVDFSDRTLTNNLRKLKNKGILSHSHKIYMVDDHMLAAWLRYKKKEDGFYPS; the protein is encoded by the coding sequence ATGCCAAGTCTGCCCTTAGGAGTTCCCTCAGATATAGATCAATACTTCTATAACCGTAAAAAAGAATTAATCAGTCTAAATTCATTAATAGACACCTTAAATCATGATGTAGCTAATCAAATATTAGTTACAGGATACAGAGGTGTGGGTAAGTCGTTTCTTTTAAAAAAATTAATCCAAGAACTTCCAGACAATATTTTAACCGCTTATTTAGATATATCCACGTTATATGGAATTCAAAAGGGTAATTTAACAGAAGAACTGATAATGCGTACGCTTCTTGAAGAAATGAACAATGCAATTAAAGATGAAAATAAATTACAAAGGACATATAAAAGTGTTAAAAAACTTCTATGGAATATAATGAATAGTGACTACGATTTTAGAGAGGCAGGAAGTATTCTTGGAATTTCAATTCCAGATATCAGTGATAATTATGAAAAACTGAGCAAATTTGTAATGGAATACCCTCAAAAGATAGTAGATTCTTCAGAAGGTGAAGTTAAAGGTTTCGTTATAGTGGTCGATGAATTTCAGTTTATAGGTGAATTAGAATCCCCTGAACCATTTTTCTGGCTATTTAGAAGTTTTACACAAAAACAGGACAATGTGAGTTATATCTTCACGAGATCCACATCTACAACCAGTGAAGTCGTGGAAAAGATTAATGGGATAAATGGAGCATTTGGAAATAGAATGATACAGTTCAATGTTGATCCATTTACACGAAAAGAAACTGAAGGTTATCTGAAAGAGAAAGTACCTGAAATTAAATTTACAAATAGTGGTTTAGAAAGGTTTTATAAGTGTACAAGAGGATATCCTGCTTATATCAACAGTTTCTGCAACATCATGTCAGCAGATGTAACCTACGACGAAAATGAAGTTATCAAAGAATTTTATCAAAAGCTTGAACAAGTTGCAGTCAAATGGATAACCATGTGGGCATCACTTTCTAAACATGAAAAATGTATAATAAACACTATTATTGATAATGGACCTCTTAAATGGAGTGAATTATTGAAGAACGTTGATTTTTCAGATAGAACACTCACAAACAATCTAAGAAAACTTAAAAATAAAGGTATACTGTCACATTCACATAAGATCTACATGGTGGATGATCACATGTTAGCAGCCTGGCTTAGGTATAAAAAAAAGGAAGATGGATTCTACCCATCTTAA
- a CDS encoding metal ABC transporter permease, protein MLEFLSYTFMQNAVIAALLVSVACGIVGSYIVIKRIVFISGGISHAAFGGIGLGYFLGVNPVLAAIPFSMLSAMGMGMLSEKVNVSEDTAIGIFWSLGMAIGIIFINLTPGYAPDLFSYLFGSILTVPTSDLIIMFILDIIIITTVFLFRRELLAVSFDEEFAGVVGMHSRGVNLLLLCLVALSVVVLIKVVGVILVIALLTLPAAISKQFTTNLNKLMTLSVATGMLLTVAGLWLSYVFNLASGATIVIVLAVAFVIASLLND, encoded by the coding sequence ATGCTGGAATTTCTCTCATACACTTTCATGCAGAATGCAGTTATTGCAGCGTTGCTTGTGAGTGTTGCCTGTGGAATCGTGGGTAGCTACATCGTGATAAAACGTATAGTTTTCATAAGCGGGGGAATATCCCATGCAGCCTTTGGAGGAATAGGTCTTGGATACTTCCTTGGTGTTAATCCAGTGCTTGCAGCGATACCCTTCAGCATGCTTTCTGCCATGGGCATGGGGATGTTGAGTGAGAAGGTGAACGTGAGTGAGGACACTGCCATTGGAATATTCTGGAGCCTGGGAATGGCCATCGGTATTATATTCATTAACTTAACACCAGGATATGCTCCTGATCTTTTCAGCTACCTCTTTGGAAGCATACTCACAGTTCCAACTTCCGATCTCATTATAATGTTCATTCTGGACATCATCATAATCACTACGGTTTTTCTTTTCCGAAGGGAGCTTCTTGCAGTGTCCTTCGATGAGGAATTTGCAGGGGTTGTTGGAATGCATTCAAGGGGTGTTAACCTTCTGCTTCTATGCCTCGTGGCCTTGAGTGTGGTTGTTCTCATTAAGGTTGTTGGTGTGATCCTTGTGATAGCCCTTTTAACACTTCCTGCAGCCATAAGCAAGCAGTTCACCACTAACCTAAACAAGTTAATGACCCTATCAGTGGCAACAGGCATGTTACTGACTGTAGCAGGTCTCTGGTTATCCTACGTTTTCAACCTGGCTTCAGGTGCCACAATCGTTATTGTTCTGGCTGTGGCATTTGTTATAGCATCCCTTCTGAATGATTGA